The following coding sequences are from one Diabrotica virgifera virgifera chromosome 2, PGI_DIABVI_V3a window:
- the LOC114337531 gene encoding facilitated trehalose transporter Tret1 isoform X3 yields the protein MKMPKKYTLNKMADSGQAKTFPQYIAALSVCLGAVAAGAVLGWTSNISKDLQKGGLNDLVISDDQLGWIGSFVTLGALLMCFPIGYICDLIGRKWGCLLTLIPFTVGWLLVIFSSSVSVIYVGRFLTGLAGGSFCVAAPIYTAEIAQASIRGALGSYFQLLLTVGILIVYVGGAWMHPKDLAILSAVIPIVFAVVFFFQPETPIYLMKKNRPEEAKKALQRLRGNAYDCDAELKEIQLSFEQGSSEKSFMTVLKTKAAIKACLITFSLMFFQQMSGINAVIFYTGKIFEASGSSLDPAVGTIIVGILQTSATFGSSLIVDKFGRKILLLISIAFMGLSEFVLGLFFTFKERSVLDDDQLKAIGFLPIICLGIYIVMFSVGFGPIPWMISAELMPEEVKSTMVSAAATFNWFLAFIVTKFYVNLKTSIGGDVTFYIFSGICIGGAAFVLFCVPETKGKSVAEVQALLSGDKTAPVSNEKEGIDNPTFDKN from the exons aataaaatGGCAGATAGTGGCCAAGCAAAAACCTTTCCCCAGTACATTGCGGCATTGTCCG TATGTCTGGGAGCTGTAGCAGCTGGTGCTGTATTGGGCTGGACATCAAACATTTCGAAAGACCTACAGAAGGGAGGATTAAATGACCTTGTCATAAGCGATGACCAATTAGGATGGATTGGTTCCTTTGTGACTCTAGGAGCTTTGCTGATGTGTTTTCCAATCGGCTACATTTGCGATTTAATCGGAAGAAAATGGGGATGTCTTCTAACACTCATACCATTTACAGTTGGCTGGCTTTTAGTGATATTTTCTTCCAGTGTCAGTGTAATTTACGTCGGAAGATTTTTGACAGGTTTAGCAGGAGGATCTTTCTGTGTAGCTGCTCCCATATACACTGCGGAAATTGCACAAGCCAGTATAAGAGGAGCCCTAGGAAGCTATTTCCAGTTACTCTTGACAGTTGGAATTCTCATAGTTTATGTTGGTGGAGCTTGGATGCATCCAAAGGACCTTGCTATACTCTCTGCCGTGATACCAATCGTTTTTGCAGTAGTCTTCTTCTTTCAACCTGAAACACCTATCTATTTAATGAAGAAAAATCGACCAGAGGAAGCCAAAAAGGCGTTGCAACGATTACGTGGAAACGCATACGATTGCGATGCGGAACTAAAAGAAATACAACTGAGCTTTGAACAGGGCTCATCAGAAAAATCTTTCATGACAGTTCTAAAAACTAAAGCTGCCATTAAGGCTTGCTTGATTACGTTTAGCCTTATGTTTTTCCAGCAAATGAGCGGTATCAACGCTGTTATTTTTTACACTGGAAAGATATTTGAAGCTTCTGGTTCAAGTTTGGATCCTGCCGTAGGAACCATAATTGTAGGAATTCTTCAAACGTCAGCAACATTTGGATCATCTTTGATTGTCGATAAGTTTGGACGAAAGATTTTATTATTGATTTCTATTGCGTTTATGGGACTTTCTGAGTTTGTTCTGGGGCTGTTCTTTACATTTAAAGAGAGAAGTGTCTTAGATGACGATCAGCTTAAAGCCATTGGATTCTTACCGATTATCTGTTTAGGTATTTACATTGTAATGTTTTCAGTTGGTTTTGGACCGATTCCATGGATGATCTCTGCCGAATTAATGCCTGAAGAGGTTAAGTCTACGATGGTTTCAGCTGCAGCTACCTTCAATTGGTTTTTGGCGTTCATAGTGACcaaattttatgtaaatctaAAGACAAGTATAGGAGGGGATGTGACGTTTTATATTTTCTCTGGTATATGTATTGGTGGAGCAGCTTTCGTGTTGTTCTGCGTACCAGAGACCAAAGGCAAGTCTGTTGCTGAAGTCCAGGCTCTTCTTAGCGGTGATAAGACGGCCCCAGTTTCAAACGAAAAAGAGGGTATTGATAATCCTACATTCGATAAAAACTAG
- the LOC114337531 gene encoding facilitated trehalose transporter Tret1-2 homolog isoform X1 yields MRNNKKVQKSFCSVKALSNNKHHSLGHSSFYRAVKNEPTYFLIESVELKSLFRSVGDLQDYLQKNKMADSGQAKTFPQYIAALSVCLGAVAAGAVLGWTSNISKDLQKGGLNDLVISDDQLGWIGSFVTLGALLMCFPIGYICDLIGRKWGCLLTLIPFTVGWLLVIFSSSVSVIYVGRFLTGLAGGSFCVAAPIYTAEIAQASIRGALGSYFQLLLTVGILIVYVGGAWMHPKDLAILSAVIPIVFAVVFFFQPETPIYLMKKNRPEEAKKALQRLRGNAYDCDAELKEIQLSFEQGSSEKSFMTVLKTKAAIKACLITFSLMFFQQMSGINAVIFYTGKIFEASGSSLDPAVGTIIVGILQTSATFGSSLIVDKFGRKILLLISIAFMGLSEFVLGLFFTFKERSVLDDDQLKAIGFLPIICLGIYIVMFSVGFGPIPWMISAELMPEEVKSTMVSAAATFNWFLAFIVTKFYVNLKTSIGGDVTFYIFSGICIGGAAFVLFCVPETKGKSVAEVQALLSGDKTAPVSNEKEGIDNPTFDKN; encoded by the exons ATGCGAAACAATAAGAAGGTTCAAAAATCGTTTTGTAGTGTAAAGGCATTATCTAATAATAAACATCATTCTCTGGGGCACTCGTCATTTTATCGTGCTGTGAAGAACGAGCCTACTTACTTCCTAATTGAATCAGTTGAGTTGAAATCACTTTTTAGATCAGTTGGTGACTTACAGGACTACTTACAGAAG aataaaatGGCAGATAGTGGCCAAGCAAAAACCTTTCCCCAGTACATTGCGGCATTGTCCG TATGTCTGGGAGCTGTAGCAGCTGGTGCTGTATTGGGCTGGACATCAAACATTTCGAAAGACCTACAGAAGGGAGGATTAAATGACCTTGTCATAAGCGATGACCAATTAGGATGGATTGGTTCCTTTGTGACTCTAGGAGCTTTGCTGATGTGTTTTCCAATCGGCTACATTTGCGATTTAATCGGAAGAAAATGGGGATGTCTTCTAACACTCATACCATTTACAGTTGGCTGGCTTTTAGTGATATTTTCTTCCAGTGTCAGTGTAATTTACGTCGGAAGATTTTTGACAGGTTTAGCAGGAGGATCTTTCTGTGTAGCTGCTCCCATATACACTGCGGAAATTGCACAAGCCAGTATAAGAGGAGCCCTAGGAAGCTATTTCCAGTTACTCTTGACAGTTGGAATTCTCATAGTTTATGTTGGTGGAGCTTGGATGCATCCAAAGGACCTTGCTATACTCTCTGCCGTGATACCAATCGTTTTTGCAGTAGTCTTCTTCTTTCAACCTGAAACACCTATCTATTTAATGAAGAAAAATCGACCAGAGGAAGCCAAAAAGGCGTTGCAACGATTACGTGGAAACGCATACGATTGCGATGCGGAACTAAAAGAAATACAACTGAGCTTTGAACAGGGCTCATCAGAAAAATCTTTCATGACAGTTCTAAAAACTAAAGCTGCCATTAAGGCTTGCTTGATTACGTTTAGCCTTATGTTTTTCCAGCAAATGAGCGGTATCAACGCTGTTATTTTTTACACTGGAAAGATATTTGAAGCTTCTGGTTCAAGTTTGGATCCTGCCGTAGGAACCATAATTGTAGGAATTCTTCAAACGTCAGCAACATTTGGATCATCTTTGATTGTCGATAAGTTTGGACGAAAGATTTTATTATTGATTTCTATTGCGTTTATGGGACTTTCTGAGTTTGTTCTGGGGCTGTTCTTTACATTTAAAGAGAGAAGTGTCTTAGATGACGATCAGCTTAAAGCCATTGGATTCTTACCGATTATCTGTTTAGGTATTTACATTGTAATGTTTTCAGTTGGTTTTGGACCGATTCCATGGATGATCTCTGCCGAATTAATGCCTGAAGAGGTTAAGTCTACGATGGTTTCAGCTGCAGCTACCTTCAATTGGTTTTTGGCGTTCATAGTGACcaaattttatgtaaatctaAAGACAAGTATAGGAGGGGATGTGACGTTTTATATTTTCTCTGGTATATGTATTGGTGGAGCAGCTTTCGTGTTGTTCTGCGTACCAGAGACCAAAGGCAAGTCTGTTGCTGAAGTCCAGGCTCTTCTTAGCGGTGATAAGACGGCCCCAGTTTCAAACGAAAAAGAGGGTATTGATAATCCTACATTCGATAAAAACTAG
- the LOC114337531 gene encoding facilitated trehalose transporter Tret1-2 homolog isoform X2: MRKVSLGFPSRKIKNKMADSGQAKTFPQYIAALSVCLGAVAAGAVLGWTSNISKDLQKGGLNDLVISDDQLGWIGSFVTLGALLMCFPIGYICDLIGRKWGCLLTLIPFTVGWLLVIFSSSVSVIYVGRFLTGLAGGSFCVAAPIYTAEIAQASIRGALGSYFQLLLTVGILIVYVGGAWMHPKDLAILSAVIPIVFAVVFFFQPETPIYLMKKNRPEEAKKALQRLRGNAYDCDAELKEIQLSFEQGSSEKSFMTVLKTKAAIKACLITFSLMFFQQMSGINAVIFYTGKIFEASGSSLDPAVGTIIVGILQTSATFGSSLIVDKFGRKILLLISIAFMGLSEFVLGLFFTFKERSVLDDDQLKAIGFLPIICLGIYIVMFSVGFGPIPWMISAELMPEEVKSTMVSAAATFNWFLAFIVTKFYVNLKTSIGGDVTFYIFSGICIGGAAFVLFCVPETKGKSVAEVQALLSGDKTAPVSNEKEGIDNPTFDKN, encoded by the exons aataaaatGGCAGATAGTGGCCAAGCAAAAACCTTTCCCCAGTACATTGCGGCATTGTCCG TATGTCTGGGAGCTGTAGCAGCTGGTGCTGTATTGGGCTGGACATCAAACATTTCGAAAGACCTACAGAAGGGAGGATTAAATGACCTTGTCATAAGCGATGACCAATTAGGATGGATTGGTTCCTTTGTGACTCTAGGAGCTTTGCTGATGTGTTTTCCAATCGGCTACATTTGCGATTTAATCGGAAGAAAATGGGGATGTCTTCTAACACTCATACCATTTACAGTTGGCTGGCTTTTAGTGATATTTTCTTCCAGTGTCAGTGTAATTTACGTCGGAAGATTTTTGACAGGTTTAGCAGGAGGATCTTTCTGTGTAGCTGCTCCCATATACACTGCGGAAATTGCACAAGCCAGTATAAGAGGAGCCCTAGGAAGCTATTTCCAGTTACTCTTGACAGTTGGAATTCTCATAGTTTATGTTGGTGGAGCTTGGATGCATCCAAAGGACCTTGCTATACTCTCTGCCGTGATACCAATCGTTTTTGCAGTAGTCTTCTTCTTTCAACCTGAAACACCTATCTATTTAATGAAGAAAAATCGACCAGAGGAAGCCAAAAAGGCGTTGCAACGATTACGTGGAAACGCATACGATTGCGATGCGGAACTAAAAGAAATACAACTGAGCTTTGAACAGGGCTCATCAGAAAAATCTTTCATGACAGTTCTAAAAACTAAAGCTGCCATTAAGGCTTGCTTGATTACGTTTAGCCTTATGTTTTTCCAGCAAATGAGCGGTATCAACGCTGTTATTTTTTACACTGGAAAGATATTTGAAGCTTCTGGTTCAAGTTTGGATCCTGCCGTAGGAACCATAATTGTAGGAATTCTTCAAACGTCAGCAACATTTGGATCATCTTTGATTGTCGATAAGTTTGGACGAAAGATTTTATTATTGATTTCTATTGCGTTTATGGGACTTTCTGAGTTTGTTCTGGGGCTGTTCTTTACATTTAAAGAGAGAAGTGTCTTAGATGACGATCAGCTTAAAGCCATTGGATTCTTACCGATTATCTGTTTAGGTATTTACATTGTAATGTTTTCAGTTGGTTTTGGACCGATTCCATGGATGATCTCTGCCGAATTAATGCCTGAAGAGGTTAAGTCTACGATGGTTTCAGCTGCAGCTACCTTCAATTGGTTTTTGGCGTTCATAGTGACcaaattttatgtaaatctaAAGACAAGTATAGGAGGGGATGTGACGTTTTATATTTTCTCTGGTATATGTATTGGTGGAGCAGCTTTCGTGTTGTTCTGCGTACCAGAGACCAAAGGCAAGTCTGTTGCTGAAGTCCAGGCTCTTCTTAGCGGTGATAAGACGGCCCCAGTTTCAAACGAAAAAGAGGGTATTGATAATCCTACATTCGATAAAAACTAG
- the LOC114337531 gene encoding facilitated trehalose transporter Tret1 isoform X4, whose product MADSGQAKTFPQYIAALSVCLGAVAAGAVLGWTSNISKDLQKGGLNDLVISDDQLGWIGSFVTLGALLMCFPIGYICDLIGRKWGCLLTLIPFTVGWLLVIFSSSVSVIYVGRFLTGLAGGSFCVAAPIYTAEIAQASIRGALGSYFQLLLTVGILIVYVGGAWMHPKDLAILSAVIPIVFAVVFFFQPETPIYLMKKNRPEEAKKALQRLRGNAYDCDAELKEIQLSFEQGSSEKSFMTVLKTKAAIKACLITFSLMFFQQMSGINAVIFYTGKIFEASGSSLDPAVGTIIVGILQTSATFGSSLIVDKFGRKILLLISIAFMGLSEFVLGLFFTFKERSVLDDDQLKAIGFLPIICLGIYIVMFSVGFGPIPWMISAELMPEEVKSTMVSAAATFNWFLAFIVTKFYVNLKTSIGGDVTFYIFSGICIGGAAFVLFCVPETKGKSVAEVQALLSGDKTAPVSNEKEGIDNPTFDKN is encoded by the exons atGGCAGATAGTGGCCAAGCAAAAACCTTTCCCCAGTACATTGCGGCATTGTCCG TATGTCTGGGAGCTGTAGCAGCTGGTGCTGTATTGGGCTGGACATCAAACATTTCGAAAGACCTACAGAAGGGAGGATTAAATGACCTTGTCATAAGCGATGACCAATTAGGATGGATTGGTTCCTTTGTGACTCTAGGAGCTTTGCTGATGTGTTTTCCAATCGGCTACATTTGCGATTTAATCGGAAGAAAATGGGGATGTCTTCTAACACTCATACCATTTACAGTTGGCTGGCTTTTAGTGATATTTTCTTCCAGTGTCAGTGTAATTTACGTCGGAAGATTTTTGACAGGTTTAGCAGGAGGATCTTTCTGTGTAGCTGCTCCCATATACACTGCGGAAATTGCACAAGCCAGTATAAGAGGAGCCCTAGGAAGCTATTTCCAGTTACTCTTGACAGTTGGAATTCTCATAGTTTATGTTGGTGGAGCTTGGATGCATCCAAAGGACCTTGCTATACTCTCTGCCGTGATACCAATCGTTTTTGCAGTAGTCTTCTTCTTTCAACCTGAAACACCTATCTATTTAATGAAGAAAAATCGACCAGAGGAAGCCAAAAAGGCGTTGCAACGATTACGTGGAAACGCATACGATTGCGATGCGGAACTAAAAGAAATACAACTGAGCTTTGAACAGGGCTCATCAGAAAAATCTTTCATGACAGTTCTAAAAACTAAAGCTGCCATTAAGGCTTGCTTGATTACGTTTAGCCTTATGTTTTTCCAGCAAATGAGCGGTATCAACGCTGTTATTTTTTACACTGGAAAGATATTTGAAGCTTCTGGTTCAAGTTTGGATCCTGCCGTAGGAACCATAATTGTAGGAATTCTTCAAACGTCAGCAACATTTGGATCATCTTTGATTGTCGATAAGTTTGGACGAAAGATTTTATTATTGATTTCTATTGCGTTTATGGGACTTTCTGAGTTTGTTCTGGGGCTGTTCTTTACATTTAAAGAGAGAAGTGTCTTAGATGACGATCAGCTTAAAGCCATTGGATTCTTACCGATTATCTGTTTAGGTATTTACATTGTAATGTTTTCAGTTGGTTTTGGACCGATTCCATGGATGATCTCTGCCGAATTAATGCCTGAAGAGGTTAAGTCTACGATGGTTTCAGCTGCAGCTACCTTCAATTGGTTTTTGGCGTTCATAGTGACcaaattttatgtaaatctaAAGACAAGTATAGGAGGGGATGTGACGTTTTATATTTTCTCTGGTATATGTATTGGTGGAGCAGCTTTCGTGTTGTTCTGCGTACCAGAGACCAAAGGCAAGTCTGTTGCTGAAGTCCAGGCTCTTCTTAGCGGTGATAAGACGGCCCCAGTTTCAAACGAAAAAGAGGGTATTGATAATCCTACATTCGATAAAAACTAG